In a single window of the Bradyrhizobium sp. ORS 285 genome:
- the ribB gene encoding 3,4-dihydroxy-2-butanone-4-phosphate synthase, whose protein sequence is MADSIQEVLHAFAKGEMVVVTDDDDREGEGDLIVAASLCTPDKMAFIIRHTSGIVCAPITADDARRLRLDPMVAHNDSNHTTAFTVSIDYKPDGGTGISAEERASCCRALANPNAGANDFARPGHIFPLIARDGGVLLRSGHTEAAVDLCKLSGLPPVGVISELMNDDGTVMKGEQVVRFAAAHNLKHVTIADLISYRQAREKLIERVSMFTTESPIGPLQGYAYRSPFDPITHAAFVYNGIGDGRNVLTRLHKPNIVKDLIAGPQRIQAVLQHFKKAGRGVLIYLRDGAAGVPVEPVTEPHTAEADRHRQWREVGVGAQILRDLGVTSIRNLTSSVHDYKGLSGFGIEIVANERLEG, encoded by the coding sequence ATGGCCGACTCGATCCAGGAAGTTCTGCACGCCTTCGCCAAGGGCGAGATGGTGGTCGTGACCGACGACGACGATCGCGAGGGCGAGGGCGATCTGATCGTTGCGGCCTCGCTGTGCACGCCCGATAAGATGGCGTTCATCATTCGCCACACCTCCGGCATCGTCTGCGCGCCGATCACGGCTGACGATGCGCGGCGGCTGCGCCTCGATCCGATGGTCGCGCACAACGATTCCAACCACACCACCGCGTTCACGGTCTCGATCGACTACAAGCCGGACGGCGGCACCGGCATTTCCGCCGAGGAGCGGGCCTCCTGCTGCCGCGCGCTCGCCAACCCCAATGCAGGCGCCAATGATTTCGCGCGCCCCGGCCATATCTTTCCGCTGATCGCACGCGATGGCGGCGTGCTGCTGCGCTCGGGACATACCGAGGCGGCGGTGGATCTCTGCAAGCTCTCGGGGCTGCCGCCGGTCGGCGTCATCTCCGAGTTGATGAACGACGACGGCACCGTGATGAAGGGCGAGCAGGTCGTCCGCTTCGCCGCCGCGCATAATCTCAAGCACGTCACGATCGCCGACCTCATCTCCTATCGGCAGGCGCGCGAGAAGCTCATCGAGCGCGTGTCGATGTTCACGACCGAGAGCCCGATCGGCCCGCTGCAGGGTTACGCCTATCGCTCACCGTTCGACCCGATCACCCATGCCGCCTTCGTCTACAACGGCATCGGCGATGGCCGGAACGTGCTGACGCGGCTGCACAAGCCCAACATCGTGAAGGATCTGATTGCGGGTCCGCAGCGTATTCAAGCCGTGCTGCAGCATTTCAAGAAGGCCGGTCGCGGCGTGCTGATCTATCTACGGGACGGCGCCGCCGGCGTTCCGGTCGAGCCCGTCACGGAGCCGCATACCGCGGAGGCTGATCGCCATCGCCAGTGGCGCGAGGTCGGCGTCGGTGCGCAGATCCTGCGCGATCTCGGCGTGACGTCGATCCGGAACCTGACCTCGTCAGTCCATGATTATAAGGGCCTCTCGGGTTTCGGTATCGAGATCGTCGCCAATGAGCGGCTTGAAGGCTGA